From Streptomyces durmitorensis, a single genomic window includes:
- a CDS encoding S8 family peptidase, with translation MTAPFTRSRRVLALPLGMAVASAVAFLPGTASAQPDAASRPGGPVSSVGSALDATLADGTSMSYVVNVRSGHGGSPSAKTSAYVKKAIAKAGGKVVIAYDRIGVIVVHSSDADFAKKIRKAKGVASAGATRTAPLSAQSDNALEADRPLTAAEAEKAAGQAGAGQDELEPLQWDLPAIKADKAHKESLGSSKVTVGVLDSGVDDTHPDIAPNFDAKASASCLGGVPVQKDDAWRPVSGESDHGMHVAGTIAAAKNGTGVTGVAPGVKVASLKVAEPATGMYYTEAVVCGFMWAADHGVDVTNSSYYTDPWLFNCKTDADQKALVDAVGRATRYAERKGAVNVAAAGNAETDLAQDEIVDDSSPDDTTPTSRTIKTADCLDLPSQLPGVVTVSATGAKGIKSSYSNYGQGVVDIAAPGGDSTKFQTPDAPATDGRILSTLPGGKFGYKAGTSMASPHAAGVAALVKSAHPHASSAAVKALLYGEADAMKCTDPYDIDGDGKVDAVCAGGKNKNGFYGVGMIDALDAVRK, from the coding sequence ATGACCGCACCCTTCACGCGCTCCCGGCGCGTGCTCGCACTCCCGCTCGGCATGGCGGTGGCCTCGGCCGTCGCCTTCCTGCCGGGCACGGCGTCGGCCCAGCCCGACGCCGCGTCCCGGCCGGGCGGCCCGGTGTCGTCCGTCGGGTCCGCCCTGGACGCGACGCTCGCGGACGGCACGTCGATGAGCTATGTCGTCAACGTCCGCTCCGGGCACGGCGGTTCACCGTCCGCCAAGACGTCGGCGTACGTGAAGAAGGCCATCGCCAAGGCGGGCGGCAAGGTCGTCATCGCGTACGACAGGATCGGCGTGATCGTCGTCCACTCGTCGGACGCGGACTTCGCCAAGAAGATCCGCAAGGCGAAGGGCGTCGCGTCGGCGGGGGCCACCCGCACGGCGCCGCTGTCCGCACAGTCCGACAACGCCCTTGAGGCCGACCGGCCGCTGACCGCCGCCGAGGCCGAGAAGGCCGCCGGGCAGGCGGGCGCCGGCCAGGACGAGCTTGAGCCGCTCCAGTGGGACCTGCCGGCCATCAAGGCGGACAAAGCCCACAAGGAGTCGCTCGGCAGCTCCAAGGTCACCGTCGGCGTCCTGGACTCGGGCGTGGACGACACGCACCCGGACATCGCGCCGAACTTCGACGCCAAGGCGTCCGCGAGCTGTCTGGGCGGCGTGCCCGTGCAGAAGGACGACGCATGGCGTCCGGTGTCCGGGGAGAGCGACCACGGCATGCACGTGGCGGGCACGATCGCCGCCGCGAAGAACGGCACCGGCGTCACCGGTGTCGCTCCGGGCGTGAAGGTGGCGAGCCTGAAGGTGGCCGAGCCGGCGACCGGCATGTACTACACGGAGGCCGTGGTCTGCGGCTTCATGTGGGCGGCCGACCACGGCGTGGACGTCACCAACTCCAGCTACTACACCGACCCGTGGCTGTTCAACTGCAAGACGGACGCCGACCAGAAGGCCCTGGTCGACGCCGTCGGGCGGGCCACCCGGTACGCGGAGCGCAAGGGCGCGGTGAACGTCGCGGCGGCCGGCAACGCCGAGACGGACCTCGCGCAGGACGAGATCGTCGACGACTCCAGCCCGGACGACACGACGCCCACGTCGCGCACCATCAAGACGGCGGACTGCCTGGACCTGCCGTCGCAGCTTCCGGGTGTCGTGACCGTCTCGGCCACGGGCGCGAAGGGCATCAAGTCCTCGTACTCGAACTATGGCCAGGGCGTCGTCGACATCGCGGCGCCGGGCGGCGACTCCACCAAGTTCCAGACGCCGGACGCACCGGCCACGGACGGCCGCATCCTGTCGACGCTCCCGGGCGGCAAGTTCGGCTACAAGGCGGGTACGTCGATGGCGTCACCGCACGCCGCGGGCGTGGCCGCACTCGTCAAGTCGGCCCATCCGCACGCGTCTTCGGCCGCGGTGAAGGCGCTGCTCTACGGCGAGGCCGACGCCATGAAGTGCACCGATCCGTACGACATCGACGGCGACGGCAAGGTCGACGCGGTGTGCGCGGGCGGCAAGAACAAGAACGGCTTCTACGGCGTGGGCATGATCGACGCGCTCGACGCCGTACGGAAGTAG
- a CDS encoding DUF485 domain-containing protein produces the protein MAPDASPPSKDGEAPAPHAPSTEEFLQEQASPEFGELRKAHRSFAFPLTVAFIVWYLAYVLLSNYAGDFMGTKLFGNINVALVLGLAQFLTTFLIAWFYSRHAAAKLDPKAEAIKSRMEGGA, from the coding sequence GTGGCCCCCGATGCATCCCCACCGTCCAAGGACGGAGAAGCCCCCGCTCCCCATGCGCCGTCCACGGAAGAATTCCTCCAGGAGCAAGCGAGCCCCGAGTTCGGTGAACTCCGCAAGGCGCACCGCTCCTTCGCCTTCCCGCTGACCGTCGCCTTCATCGTCTGGTACCTGGCGTACGTGCTGCTCTCGAACTACGCGGGCGACTTCATGGGCACCAAGCTGTTCGGCAACATCAATGTCGCCCTGGTCCTCGGTCTCGCACAGTTCCTGACCACGTTCCTCATCGCCTGGTTCTACTCGCGCCACGCGGCTGCGAAGCTCGACCCCAAGGCCGAGGCCATCAAGTCCCGTATGGAGGGCGGCGCATGA
- a CDS encoding S8 family serine peptidase has translation MAHLRSRRRIALTVPLGIALAASVGFAPGVATAAPDAPATASAKAEAPKLAYVVNTRTDSKTIAYVKKAIARADGSVVVAYPKIGVIVAHSANPDFGKQLRKVKGVQSAGATRTSPLTAAGTTEEGAPTLLSKSEAKSLKAQADVGAEPLEADQWDLRAIGADKAAKINPGSEKVTVGVIDTGVDDTHPDLAPSFSASQSASCVGGKADTSPGAWRPEKPDHYHGTHVAGEIAAARNGVGVAGVAPGVKVAGIKVADPVSELFYPESVVCAFVFAADKGIEVTNNSYYVDPWLYNCMDDPDQRAIVDAVNRAQLYAQKKGTLNLASAGNSNHDLASDEILDDSSPDDSTPVPRTIDPSECFDLPTQLPGVVTVSATGVKDLKSYYSTYGKGVIDIAAPGGDKYQIPADTPSKNGRILSTMPGNQYGWLQGTSMASPHAAGVAALLKSTHPKASPAEIQRLLKKQADNPGCPTEPYDPDGDGKVDAVCEGGKNKNGFYGSGIVDALDAVKK, from the coding sequence ATGGCTCATCTGCGTTCCAGACGTCGCATCGCGCTCACCGTGCCCCTCGGCATCGCGCTCGCGGCGTCGGTCGGCTTCGCTCCCGGTGTCGCGACCGCGGCCCCCGACGCCCCCGCCACCGCGTCGGCGAAGGCCGAGGCCCCGAAGCTCGCGTATGTCGTCAACACCCGTACGGACTCCAAGACGATCGCGTACGTCAAGAAGGCGATCGCCAGGGCGGACGGCTCCGTCGTCGTCGCGTACCCGAAGATCGGCGTCATCGTCGCGCACTCGGCCAACCCCGACTTCGGCAAGCAGCTGCGCAAGGTCAAGGGGGTCCAGTCCGCGGGCGCGACCCGCACCTCGCCCCTGACCGCGGCCGGCACGACGGAGGAGGGCGCCCCGACCCTCCTGTCGAAGTCCGAGGCCAAGTCGCTCAAGGCGCAGGCCGATGTGGGCGCCGAGCCGCTCGAGGCCGACCAGTGGGATCTGCGCGCGATAGGCGCCGACAAGGCAGCGAAGATCAACCCGGGCAGCGAGAAGGTCACCGTCGGCGTCATCGACACCGGAGTCGACGACACCCACCCGGACCTCGCGCCCAGCTTCTCGGCATCGCAGTCGGCGAGCTGCGTCGGCGGCAAGGCGGACACCTCTCCCGGCGCCTGGCGCCCGGAGAAGCCGGACCACTACCACGGCACGCACGTCGCGGGCGAGATAGCCGCCGCGCGCAACGGCGTGGGCGTCGCGGGTGTCGCTCCCGGCGTCAAGGTCGCGGGCATCAAGGTGGCCGACCCGGTCAGCGAGCTGTTCTACCCGGAGAGCGTCGTCTGCGCCTTCGTGTTCGCCGCCGACAAGGGCATCGAGGTCACGAACAACAGCTACTACGTGGACCCGTGGCTCTACAACTGCATGGACGACCCGGACCAGCGGGCCATCGTCGACGCGGTCAACCGCGCCCAGCTGTACGCCCAGAAGAAGGGCACCCTGAACCTCGCCTCGGCGGGCAACTCCAACCACGACCTCGCCTCCGACGAGATCCTGGACGACTCGAGCCCCGACGACTCGACCCCGGTGCCGCGCACCATCGACCCGTCCGAGTGCTTCGACCTCCCGACGCAGCTTCCCGGCGTGGTCACGGTCAGCGCGACGGGCGTCAAGGACCTCAAGTCGTACTACTCCACGTACGGCAAGGGCGTCATCGACATCGCGGCCCCCGGCGGCGACAAGTACCAGATCCCGGCCGACACCCCGTCGAAGAACGGCCGCATCCTCTCCACGATGCCGGGCAACCAGTACGGCTGGCTGCAGGGCACCTCGATGGCATCGCCGCACGCCGCGGGCGTGGCCGCGCTCCTGAAGTCGACGCACCCCAAGGCGAGCCCCGCCGAGATCCAGCGGCTGCTCAAGAAGCAGGCCGACAACCCGGGTTGCCCGACGGAGCCGTACGACCCGGACGGTGACGGCAAGGTCGACGCGGTCTGCGAGGGCGGCAAGAACAAGAACGGCTTCTACGGCAGCGGGATCGTCGACGCGCTCGACGCCGTGAAGAAGTGA
- a CDS encoding CoA transferase, which produces MTHSPMAGTRAAWAALGGDPALLSRVTPLVRDGALPARLPVRELARGCVGACALAAAELAAARTGQAVPGVRVDDGAVATAFTSERHLLVDGRAPVSFAPLSRFWRTADGWVRTHANYPHHRQALLAALNLPDPSVDAVAARLAERSSLDVEDAVYAAGGLAVALRTPQEWAAHPQGVAVAERPLVGRERVGDGPARALPALTGSPVLPAAGLRVLDLTRVIAGPVATRTLALLGADVLRVDPPRLPELPDQHADTGFGKRSATLDLAERTGRRTFDELLARADVVVTGYRPGALDRFGLTPRALAERRPGVVVAQLSAWGEYGPWAGRRGFDSLVQVATGIAAVEGSADRPGALPAQALDHGTGYLLAAAVLRSLTEQVADGGGARCVRLALARTAGWLLAGDEADAPGAGTASYDPGAWLTEMEGPLGRLRYALPPVTFAGGPVNWARPSGRWGADAPEWH; this is translated from the coding sequence ATGACGCACTCGCCGATGGCCGGTACGCGGGCGGCCTGGGCCGCGCTCGGCGGCGACCCCGCTCTCCTCTCCCGTGTCACGCCCCTCGTACGGGACGGCGCGCTGCCCGCGAGGCTTCCCGTGCGCGAGCTGGCCCGCGGCTGCGTCGGAGCCTGCGCGCTGGCCGCCGCCGAGCTGGCCGCGGCCCGCACCGGGCAGGCCGTTCCCGGGGTGCGGGTCGACGACGGGGCGGTGGCCACGGCGTTCACCAGTGAGCGGCACCTTCTCGTGGACGGGCGCGCGCCCGTCTCGTTCGCGCCCCTGTCCCGCTTCTGGCGCACCGCGGACGGCTGGGTGCGGACGCACGCCAACTACCCCCACCACCGGCAGGCGCTGCTGGCCGCGCTGAACCTCCCGGACCCCTCCGTGGACGCGGTGGCCGCGCGGCTCGCGGAACGGTCCTCCCTGGACGTCGAGGACGCCGTGTACGCCGCCGGGGGCCTCGCGGTGGCGCTGCGTACGCCCCAGGAGTGGGCCGCGCACCCGCAGGGCGTCGCGGTGGCCGAGCGGCCGCTGGTGGGCCGCGAGCGGGTCGGTGACGGGCCCGCACGGGCCCTTCCCGCGCTCACCGGCTCCCCCGTGCTGCCCGCCGCGGGGCTCCGCGTCCTCGATCTCACCCGGGTCATCGCCGGCCCGGTCGCGACCCGCACGCTCGCGCTGCTCGGCGCGGACGTCCTGCGGGTCGACCCGCCCCGGCTGCCCGAACTCCCCGACCAGCACGCCGACACCGGCTTCGGCAAGCGGTCGGCGACGCTCGACCTGGCGGAGCGCACCGGCCGGCGCACGTTCGACGAGCTGCTCGCGCGGGCCGACGTGGTCGTCACCGGCTACCGGCCCGGCGCCCTCGACCGCTTCGGGCTCACACCCCGGGCGCTGGCCGAGCGCAGACCCGGGGTCGTGGTGGCGCAGCTTTCGGCGTGGGGCGAGTACGGGCCGTGGGCGGGGCGGCGCGGGTTCGACAGTCTGGTGCAGGTCGCCACGGGGATCGCGGCCGTCGAGGGGTCGGCGGACCGGCCGGGCGCGCTGCCCGCGCAGGCCCTGGACCACGGCACGGGCTATCTGCTGGCGGCGGCCGTCCTGCGCTCGCTCACCGAGCAGGTGGCGGACGGGGGCGGGGCCCGGTGCGTGCGGCTCGCTCTCGCGCGGACGGCGGGGTGGCTGCTGGCGGGGGACGAGGCGGACGCCCCGGGCGCAGGGACCGCTTCGTACGATCCCGGTGCCTGGCTGACCGAGATGGAGGGCCCCCTGGGTCGGCTGCGGTACGCGCTGCCGCCGGTGACCTTCGCGGGTGGGCCGGTGAACTGGGCGCGTCCGAGCGGCCGTTGGGGTGCGGATGCGCCCGAATGGCACTGA